A stretch of Carnobacterium iners DNA encodes these proteins:
- the gcvPB gene encoding aminomethyl-transferring glycine dehydrogenase subunit GcvPB, with product MTNNNELIFEISRPGRIAASLPESDVPAVKLSKKFPEHLIRKTPAELPEVSEPQLMRHYTALSNMNFGVDNGFYPLGSCTMKYNPKINEDVARLSGFANIHPFQPTQTVQGALELMYELQEDLKVITGMAAISLQPAAGAQGEWTGLMIMKLFHKQNGEDKKRTKILVPDSAHGTNPSSAFIAGFDVVEIPSNASGTVDLAALKNQLGTDIAGLMLTNPNTLGLFEKDIEEIAKLIHGIGGLVYYDGANLNAILGKTTPAAMGFDIVHLNLHKTFSTPHGGGGPGSGPVGVKGFLAPYLPVPRVEKQDDEYVLNSSYPLSLGRVKGYFGNFGVNVRAYTYIRTMGADGLKQVSESAVLHANYLRKLLAPYYIVSHPQFCKHEFVLSGLKQKKLGVKTMDIAKRLLDFGYYAPTVYFPLIVEEAMMIEPTETETKETLDAFAKTLIAIAKEVEETPTIVLEAPHTTSVRRMDEVRAARKLRVRYDKSKDKE from the coding sequence ATGACCAATAACAATGAATTAATTTTTGAAATCAGCCGCCCAGGTAGGATAGCAGCTAGTCTTCCAGAAAGTGATGTGCCTGCAGTTAAGTTGTCAAAAAAATTCCCTGAGCATTTGATTCGTAAAACTCCTGCTGAATTGCCTGAAGTTTCAGAACCACAATTAATGCGTCACTACACCGCTCTATCTAATATGAACTTTGGAGTCGACAATGGCTTTTACCCATTGGGCTCATGTACAATGAAATACAATCCTAAAATCAATGAAGACGTAGCCCGCTTATCTGGTTTTGCTAATATCCATCCTTTTCAACCAACGCAAACGGTTCAAGGTGCACTCGAATTAATGTATGAATTGCAAGAAGATTTAAAGGTAATCACAGGAATGGCGGCTATTTCCTTGCAACCCGCTGCCGGTGCGCAAGGGGAATGGACTGGTCTTATGATCATGAAATTATTTCATAAACAAAATGGCGAAGACAAGAAACGGACCAAAATCCTTGTTCCTGATTCAGCGCATGGAACAAATCCATCTAGCGCATTTATTGCGGGTTTTGACGTAGTTGAGATTCCCTCTAATGCTTCCGGGACAGTTGATTTAGCAGCATTAAAAAATCAACTAGGAACCGATATTGCTGGTTTAATGCTGACGAATCCTAACACGCTTGGCTTATTTGAAAAAGATATTGAAGAGATAGCGAAGCTGATCCACGGAATTGGTGGCTTAGTATATTATGATGGGGCAAATTTAAATGCGATATTAGGTAAAACGACTCCTGCTGCGATGGGTTTTGATATCGTGCACCTTAACTTACACAAAACGTTTAGTACCCCTCATGGTGGAGGAGGACCGGGATCAGGACCTGTTGGGGTTAAAGGCTTTCTAGCACCTTACCTACCGGTTCCACGTGTTGAAAAACAAGACGATGAATATGTATTAAATTCAAGCTATCCTCTTTCATTGGGACGTGTTAAAGGTTACTTTGGAAACTTTGGTGTCAACGTTAGAGCTTATACGTATATTCGAACGATGGGAGCAGATGGCTTAAAACAAGTCTCTGAAAGCGCAGTATTGCATGCGAATTATTTGCGTAAATTACTAGCACCTTACTACATTGTATCGCATCCTCAGTTTTGCAAGCATGAATTTGTTTTGTCGGGCTTAAAACAGAAAAAATTAGGTGTCAAAACAATGGACATTGCTAAAAGACTACTGGACTTTGGTTATTATGCACCAACTGTCTATTTCCCACTAATTGTTGAAGAAGCGATGATGATTGAGCCAACAGAGACAGAAACAAAAGAAACATTAGATGCTTTTGCAAAAACACTCATTGCTATTGCAAAAGAAGTTGAGGAAACACCAACGATTGTTTTAGAAGCTCCGCATACAACTTCCGTTAGGCGAATGGATGAAGTGAGAGCGGCTAGAAAATTAAGGGTCCGTTACGATAAAAGTAAGGATAAAGAGTAA
- a CDS encoding AAA family ATPase → MGIEQNKVILVLVGVSGSGKTTLANALEKTGIPKLVTTTTRPKREGEVEGLDYYFREMTEMSNIAFIENSLYNHYLYGLTVDTVEKGLDFHDVMSVVLDKNGAAALKEVNPFYTKIIYLHISEDEIQKRMEKRGDSLESIQQRLAFARETNEFEAPVETDLTLPVQDVEKSVECILSFIKNGLQ, encoded by the coding sequence ATGGGCATTGAACAGAATAAAGTCATCTTAGTATTAGTTGGAGTTAGTGGAAGTGGAAAAACAACTTTAGCCAATGCACTAGAGAAGACCGGAATTCCAAAATTGGTTACGACAACAACTAGACCTAAAAGAGAGGGAGAAGTAGAAGGGCTAGATTATTATTTTAGAGAAATGACTGAAATGTCCAATATTGCTTTTATCGAAAATTCTTTATACAATCATTATCTTTACGGTTTAACAGTAGATACAGTAGAAAAAGGATTAGATTTTCATGATGTTATGAGTGTCGTTTTAGATAAAAATGGTGCAGCTGCGTTAAAAGAGGTTAATCCTTTCTACACAAAAATTATTTACTTACACATTTCTGAAGATGAAATTCAAAAAAGAATGGAAAAAAGAGGCGATAGTTTAGAAAGTATCCAACAACGGTTAGCATTCGCTCGAGAGACAAATGAGTTTGAAGCACCAGTAGAAACGGATTTAACTTTGCCTGTTCAAGACGTAGAAAAATCTGTTGAGTGTATCTTATCGTTTATTAAAAATGGCTTACAATAA
- a CDS encoding Rrf2 family transcriptional regulator → MNLTKGLEQAVCIMTLLATQDKKFPIASHIINRRLKGASPSYIKKIMRKLVVNGLVTSVSGSNGGFSLTRDPESIHLLEVVEALEGPIVTYPNTGMINQVFSDLGPTADQGEIILIEVFKQADNQYKDYLSKQTLAELICKSLNHQDIPILNWNEKMNQF, encoded by the coding sequence GTGAATTTAACAAAAGGATTGGAACAAGCCGTTTGTATTATGACATTATTAGCAACTCAAGATAAGAAATTCCCAATTGCTTCACATATTATCAATCGAAGATTAAAGGGAGCTTCTCCTTCCTATATTAAAAAAATTATGAGGAAGCTAGTTGTAAATGGTTTAGTAACTTCTGTTTCTGGAAGCAACGGTGGGTTTTCTTTGACGAGAGATCCAGAAAGTATTCATCTATTAGAAGTAGTAGAAGCTTTGGAAGGGCCAATTGTTACTTATCCTAATACAGGAATGATTAATCAAGTTTTTTCGGATTTAGGACCAACCGCTGATCAAGGTGAAATTATTTTAATAGAAGTCTTTAAGCAAGCAGATAATCAATATAAAGACTACCTTAGTAAACAAACACTTGCTGAGTTGATTTGTAAATCGTTGAATCATCAAGATATTCCTATTCTCAATTGGAATGAAAAAATGAATCAGTTTTAA
- a CDS encoding YhgE/Pip domain-containing protein translates to MNMLKKEWKEVYSNKMLLLSCIVILFIPILYAGFFLKSNWDPYGSTDELSVAVVNEDEEVKYEGKKLAIGSELVSNLKNNDSLDWHFVAPSEAEKGLKDRTYYMVMTIPRNFSKDAATVMDAHPKKMKLTYKTNGSLNFIGEVISKSAVKEIKKEVSQNVTKAYTNALFDQVGEVGDGFAEAANGSNKLKIGTEKIIDGNKELTTNLAKLANSTLTFNEGADTLTIGVNQYTNGIAQLASGAVKLNEGINQLASNVAPIKDGVTQLDNGAKDLTSGLTTYTAGVSQLASGAGQLTANNDALQNGAISLSDGVDQVRSGSDQLLAGLNQLSTSLKASQSDKNKKNVDTLITSLPIINNGIQDLNTALGGQTESINTDSITEDLTSVGTNLKGMEESLIDAGTNLYSIGESTKALGVNVGNDATKTIGTVQNTTAFKALDSTQQVELLEALQGELKAQGEANAALLGTIANQTKTTGDAVTTIGNQATNISTSANELKNQLEELAGLTSQLTTLKTQVATLAAGSNQALPGAVQAITKLSGGLTSVQTALTQTGDGQNKGVIQVMAELNQGLKTIQGGLKDNDGLVAGITTYTNGVETLKDGATQLENYSRIINSGATQLSGGLSQVTGKLPSLIDGVDQLNTGSNQLVQGTKQLTNNSEKLINGSVQLANGAGQINEGSIKLANGSTTLGKGLGTLKEGTTTLATSLQEGATKVNAIDPTDETVNMFSNPTELIHKEFSHVPNYGAALAPYIMSMALYIGALVFNVIYPIRKQFLKGQSGFSFWLAKLSIALPTALLMAIIEGGILMALGLQVQSVGKFFAVAMITAVAFMAIVTFLTISLDNVGRFIAMILLVVQLGGSGGTFPIPLTNDFFIFIHPFLPMSYSIYGFREAISGGIGQDLYNQSMLVSVSITLVFSSLLFIYTYFFQKYKKQAIATDDCSESLPA, encoded by the coding sequence ATGAACATGTTAAAAAAGGAATGGAAAGAAGTCTATTCTAATAAAATGTTGCTTCTTTCCTGTATCGTTATTTTGTTTATTCCAATATTATATGCAGGATTTTTCTTGAAATCTAACTGGGATCCTTATGGTAGTACAGACGAGCTTTCCGTTGCAGTGGTTAATGAAGACGAAGAAGTTAAGTACGAAGGCAAAAAATTAGCTATTGGATCTGAACTAGTAAGTAATTTAAAAAATAATGATTCTTTAGATTGGCATTTCGTTGCTCCAAGTGAAGCAGAAAAAGGATTGAAAGATCGCACATATTATATGGTAATGACTATCCCAAGAAACTTCTCAAAAGATGCAGCGACAGTGATGGATGCTCATCCTAAAAAAATGAAATTAACGTATAAAACGAATGGCTCATTAAATTTTATTGGTGAAGTGATTAGTAAATCAGCTGTAAAAGAAATTAAAAAAGAAGTTTCTCAAAATGTTACGAAAGCTTATACAAATGCCTTATTTGATCAAGTAGGTGAAGTGGGTGATGGCTTTGCTGAAGCTGCTAATGGATCGAATAAATTAAAAATAGGTACAGAAAAAATTATTGATGGAAATAAAGAGTTAACAACTAATTTAGCGAAACTAGCTAATAGCACTCTTACATTCAATGAAGGTGCAGATACGCTAACTATTGGAGTAAACCAATACACGAATGGTATTGCTCAATTAGCCTCAGGAGCAGTTAAATTAAATGAAGGTATCAACCAATTAGCCTCTAATGTAGCACCGATAAAAGATGGAGTAACTCAATTAGATAACGGCGCCAAAGATTTAACAAGTGGATTAACGACTTACACAGCTGGCGTTAGCCAATTAGCTTCAGGAGCAGGTCAATTGACTGCTAATAATGATGCACTACAAAATGGTGCGATTAGTCTAAGCGATGGAGTTGATCAAGTCAGATCTGGTAGCGATCAATTGCTCGCTGGATTAAATCAGCTATCAACCTCACTTAAAGCTAGTCAATCGGATAAAAATAAAAAGAACGTAGATACATTAATAACTAGTTTACCGATAATAAATAATGGTATTCAGGACTTGAATACTGCTTTAGGTGGTCAAACAGAGAGTATAAATACTGATTCAATTACTGAAGATTTAACTAGTGTAGGTACAAATTTAAAAGGTATGGAAGAAAGCTTAATAGATGCCGGTACTAATCTATACAGTATTGGAGAAAGTACAAAAGCACTAGGAGTCAACGTAGGAAACGATGCGACTAAAACAATTGGCACTGTTCAAAACACAACAGCCTTCAAAGCTCTAGACTCAACTCAACAAGTTGAATTACTAGAAGCCTTACAAGGCGAATTGAAAGCACAAGGAGAGGCAAATGCTGCGTTACTTGGGACCATCGCTAACCAAACAAAGACGACAGGCGATGCTGTCACAACAATAGGCAATCAAGCAACAAATATAAGTACTTCAGCAAATGAATTAAAAAATCAATTAGAAGAACTAGCTGGACTAACAAGCCAATTGACGACTTTAAAAACACAAGTAGCTACATTAGCAGCCGGTTCAAACCAAGCACTTCCCGGAGCTGTTCAAGCTATTACTAAATTAAGTGGCGGTTTAACATCTGTTCAAACAGCATTAACTCAAACAGGTGACGGTCAAAATAAAGGTGTTATTCAAGTTATGGCCGAATTAAACCAAGGACTTAAAACGATTCAGGGTGGATTGAAAGATAATGATGGCTTAGTTGCCGGTATAACAACGTACACAAATGGAGTTGAGACTTTAAAAGATGGTGCAACTCAATTAGAAAATTATTCTAGGATAATAAATTCTGGTGCGACTCAATTAAGCGGTGGGCTTAGCCAAGTTACTGGAAAGTTACCATCCTTAATAGATGGAGTAGATCAGTTAAATACAGGTTCTAATCAGTTAGTTCAAGGAACCAAGCAATTAACGAATAACTCTGAAAAATTAATCAATGGATCAGTTCAACTAGCTAACGGAGCTGGTCAAATCAATGAGGGTTCAATTAAATTAGCTAATGGCTCAACTACTTTAGGAAAAGGATTAGGCACATTAAAAGAAGGGACTACAACATTAGCGACTAGCTTACAAGAAGGTGCAACTAAAGTGAATGCGATTGATCCTACTGATGAGACAGTTAATATGTTTTCAAATCCGACAGAATTAATCCATAAAGAGTTCAGTCACGTTCCTAATTATGGAGCTGCTTTAGCCCCTTATATTATGTCAATGGCTTTATATATAGGAGCACTCGTTTTTAACGTCATTTATCCGATACGAAAACAGTTTTTAAAAGGACAATCTGGTTTTTCTTTTTGGCTAGCGAAACTTTCAATAGCTCTACCGACTGCTTTATTGATGGCTATTATTGAAGGAGGAATACTAATGGCGTTAGGATTACAAGTGCAATCCGTTGGGAAATTTTTTGCTGTCGCTATGATAACAGCAGTAGCTTTTATGGCAATAGTCACCTTCTTGACCATATCTTTAGACAATGTAGGTCGCTTTATTGCGATGATATTACTAGTTGTACAATTAGGTGGCTCAGGAGGAACGTTCCCAATACCATTAACCAATGATTTCTTTATATTTATCCATCCGTTTTTACCAATGTCTTATTCCATCTACGGATTTAGGGAAGCTATTTCTGGTGGGATTGGCCAAGATTTATATAACCAAAGTATGCTTGTTTCAGTCAGTATCACTCTTGTTTTCAGTAGTTTGTTATTTATTTATACGTATTTTTTTCAAAAATATAAAAAGCAAGCGATAGCAACAGATGACTGCTCAGAAAGTTTACCAGCATAG
- the ltrA gene encoding group II intron reverse transcriptase/maturase: protein MYERKILERILDKENLTVAFEQVRRNKGVAGVDGMTIDELGIYFLRNKEEVMAQIRQRNYQTSPVLRVEIPKPNGGVRLLGIPTVKDRMIQQAIAQVLTPLFDKGFSNYSYGFRPNRQAEMAINQALVYFNEGYDWIVDIDLERFFDTVQHDRLMNLVSRTISDGDVISLIRKFLVSGVQVNGIIQDTSIGTPQGGNLSPLLSNIMLNELDKELEKRNLRFVRYADDCIIMVKSEMSARRVMRSVTKFIEEKLGLIVNSTKSKITKPNNPEMKFLGFGFYRDFNKKTYQAKPHKISVENFRYKLKVLTRKNWSIDTKYQVERLNQVIRGWINYYKIGSMKSILKKIDSHLRVRLRMCIWHKWKTAKNRRKNLIKLGMDKYSAYKNSHTSKGVVRIAYSWILTTTITNKRLAQFGLVSCVEHYDKIHV, encoded by the coding sequence ATGTATGAAAGAAAAATCCTTGAGCGTATCTTAGATAAAGAGAATTTGACTGTAGCATTCGAACAAGTAAGACGAAATAAAGGTGTCGCAGGTGTGGATGGCATGACAATTGACGAGCTAGGAATATATTTTCTTCGAAACAAAGAAGAAGTTATGGCTCAGATTCGTCAAAGAAACTACCAAACCTCACCCGTTCTTCGAGTGGAGATTCCTAAACCAAATGGTGGTGTTCGTTTACTAGGAATCCCGACAGTTAAAGACCGTATGATTCAACAAGCCATTGCACAAGTATTGACTCCCTTATTCGATAAAGGTTTTAGTAACTATAGTTACGGTTTTCGACCAAACCGGCAAGCTGAAATGGCGATTAATCAGGCGTTAGTGTACTTCAATGAAGGATATGACTGGATTGTTGATATCGATCTTGAACGTTTCTTTGATACGGTGCAACATGACCGATTGATGAATTTAGTCTCTAGAACAATCTCCGATGGAGATGTAATTTCGCTGATTCGTAAATTTCTTGTCAGTGGAGTACAAGTTAATGGGATTATTCAAGATACTAGCATTGGAACTCCGCAAGGAGGGAACCTTTCACCGCTATTGAGCAATATCATGCTTAATGAACTTGATAAGGAACTGGAAAAACGAAACCTCCGTTTCGTTCGTTACGCTGATGATTGTATCATTATGGTTAAGAGTGAAATGTCAGCGAGAAGAGTGATGCGTTCCGTTACAAAATTTATCGAAGAAAAGTTAGGATTGATTGTCAATAGTACAAAATCTAAGATTACGAAGCCAAATAATCCAGAAATGAAATTTTTAGGATTCGGTTTTTACCGAGATTTTAATAAGAAAACCTATCAAGCGAAACCACATAAAATCTCAGTAGAAAACTTTCGATATAAACTTAAAGTACTTACACGTAAGAATTGGAGTATTGATACGAAATATCAAGTGGAACGACTGAATCAAGTGATTCGAGGGTGGATAAACTACTATAAAATAGGTTCAATGAAAAGCATTTTAAAGAAAATTGACTCTCATTTGAGAGTCCGTCTCAGAATGTGTATTTGGCATAAATGGAAAACAGCTAAGAATCGGCGAAAGAACTTAATAAAATTAGGGATGGACAAATACAGTGCCTATAAAAATAGTCACACTAGTAAGGGTGTCGTACGTATTGCCTATTCTTGGATTTTAACAACGACTATCACAAACAAGAGACTTGCCCAATTTGGCCTAGTCTCTTGTGTAGAGCATTACGATAAAATACATGTTTAG
- a CDS encoding DMT family transporter yields MWFIFTLVASFSWGAADLFYKKGSNPKDPYSHLRIVIMVGSVMGIHAIYTLLFTGISYDPMNIIRYLPVSSMYILSMTIGYIGLRYLELSISSPIMNSSGAIASLLTFIFLGQVMTGIQFFAVALISIGILLLSILEKKAADLDRIKHKKKIDRKYQIGALAIILPVLYAVIDGLGTFADAFILDKVMSENQANTSYELTFLICAILAAFYLIVIKKQSFNVFEERTKGYAALFETFGQFFYVYAIAGNAIIVTPLISSYSIVSIILSRIFLKEKLTKAQYMVIAVIMVGIFILGFE; encoded by the coding sequence ATGTGGTTTATTTTTACATTAGTTGCTAGTTTTTCTTGGGGAGCAGCAGATTTATTTTATAAAAAAGGCAGCAACCCTAAGGATCCGTACAGCCATTTACGAATTGTAATAATGGTCGGTTCTGTTATGGGGATTCATGCTATTTATACACTTTTATTTACAGGTATTTCTTATGATCCGATGAATATTATTCGTTATTTACCCGTTTCTAGTATGTATATTCTTTCAATGACTATTGGGTACATCGGGTTGCGTTATCTGGAGCTATCAATTTCGTCTCCTATCATGAATTCATCCGGTGCAATTGCTTCTTTACTAACCTTTATATTCTTAGGCCAAGTTATGACCGGCATACAGTTCTTCGCTGTTGCCCTTATTTCAATTGGTATACTATTGTTATCTATTCTTGAAAAGAAAGCAGCAGACTTAGATAGAATCAAGCACAAAAAGAAAATTGATCGTAAATACCAAATTGGTGCGCTTGCTATTATTTTACCTGTTTTATACGCCGTTATCGATGGTCTAGGAACATTTGCAGATGCTTTTATTTTGGATAAAGTAATGAGCGAAAACCAAGCTAACACTTCTTATGAGCTAACTTTTCTAATCTGCGCTATTTTAGCTGCTTTTTATCTAATTGTAATCAAAAAGCAATCCTTTAATGTATTTGAAGAACGGACAAAAGGCTACGCAGCTTTATTCGAAACATTTGGCCAATTTTTCTATGTCTATGCTATTGCTGGAAATGCTATTATTGTCACACCGCTGATTTCTTCTTATAGTATTGTGTCGATTATTCTTTCACGTATCTTCTTAAAAGAAAAATTAACTAAAGCTCAATATATGGTCATTGCTGTTATTATGGTTGGAATTTTCATTCTAGGATTCGAATAA
- a CDS encoding DedA family protein produces the protein MTTTTNLTITGMIIVSTIGSVIGALILYGLGSFLDMTRLETIVDRWGTILRLSKKDLHKASQWFTKHGIATVFFCRFVPLIRSLISIPAGLAKMRIGLFLLFTTLGSLIWNTVLIYFGSLVGSNWTVIVYYMSIYSKIAYLIMFILITTGLIWVFRRNKKNNKNT, from the coding sequence ATGACGACGACAACAAATTTAACAATTACCGGCATGATCATTGTCTCAACTATCGGTTCCGTTATCGGTGCTTTGATTTTATATGGTCTAGGTTCTTTTTTAGATATGACTCGTCTAGAAACAATTGTTGATCGGTGGGGCACTATTTTACGTTTATCAAAAAAAGATTTGCATAAAGCAAGTCAGTGGTTTACTAAGCACGGGATTGCAACAGTCTTTTTTTGTCGCTTTGTTCCCTTAATTAGAAGCCTCATTTCTATACCAGCTGGACTGGCAAAAATGAGAATAGGCCTTTTTCTTTTATTTACGACTTTAGGTTCATTGATTTGGAATACTGTTTTAATTTATTTTGGTTCTCTTGTTGGATCAAATTGGACGGTCATTGTTTATTATATGTCTATTTATTCAAAAATAGCTTATTTGATTATGTTTATCCTAATTACAACAGGTTTAATTTGGGTTTTTCGCAGAAATAAAAAAAACAACAAGAATACTTAG
- a CDS encoding hydroxymethylglutaryl-CoA reductase, degradative → MTHSHFSEFYKKTKVERIKALLDARVIQIEDALLLFENSQLTDQLANHMIENQLTQYSLPLGVALHFLIDNQTYQVPMVTEEPSVIAAASAAAKVIAQAGGFKTHLSERKMIGQVALKDIPDLAHALEELSLNKEIILKKANNAHPSIVKRGGGADEVEFRTIPATEHSPTFLVVHVHIDVLEAMGANIVNTMMEAIASYIETLTDGKVLMSILSNYATECLATATCQIPLSLLERGDYLGEEVRDAMIEASQFAYVDPYRATTHNKGIMNGIDAVVLASGNDWRAIEAGAHAYAARSGQYRSLSIWEKADNGDLKGSLTLPLPVGFVGGSIGIHPTAQFSQRLLSLKSAKELESVIVSVGLAQNFAALRALVTEGIQKGHMGLQAKSLAISAGASGNEIEHVANELKKQTHMNLETAISILDTIKNMN, encoded by the coding sequence ATGACGCATTCTCATTTTTCAGAATTTTATAAAAAAACAAAAGTAGAAAGAATAAAGGCTTTATTGGATGCTAGGGTTATCCAGATAGAAGATGCCTTACTTCTTTTTGAAAATTCACAATTAACAGATCAACTAGCTAATCATATGATTGAAAATCAATTAACACAGTACTCCCTTCCTCTAGGGGTTGCTTTACATTTTTTAATAGATAATCAAACGTACCAAGTGCCTATGGTAACCGAAGAACCTTCTGTTATCGCTGCAGCTAGTGCAGCTGCTAAAGTGATAGCACAAGCTGGTGGCTTTAAAACTCACTTAAGCGAACGGAAGATGATTGGGCAAGTTGCTTTAAAAGATATTCCAGATTTAGCGCATGCTCTAGAAGAACTGTCCTTAAACAAAGAGATCATTCTAAAAAAAGCAAATAACGCTCATCCTTCGATTGTCAAACGAGGTGGCGGTGCAGATGAAGTGGAATTTCGTACTATCCCAGCAACAGAGCATTCCCCAACATTTTTAGTTGTCCATGTTCATATCGACGTTCTAGAAGCGATGGGTGCTAATATTGTTAATACTATGATGGAGGCTATTGCTTCGTATATCGAAACCCTGACTGATGGGAAAGTTTTGATGAGTATTCTATCAAATTATGCGACTGAATGTTTAGCTACTGCTACTTGCCAAATTCCACTTTCCTTACTAGAGCGTGGAGACTATTTGGGAGAAGAAGTAAGAGATGCAATGATTGAAGCCTCTCAATTTGCTTATGTAGATCCTTATCGTGCGACAACACATAATAAAGGCATCATGAACGGCATTGACGCTGTCGTTTTAGCAAGTGGAAACGATTGGCGTGCCATTGAAGCCGGTGCACATGCCTATGCTGCTAGGTCGGGACAATACCGCTCTTTATCTATTTGGGAAAAAGCTGATAATGGTGATTTAAAAGGATCTTTAACACTCCCTTTGCCTGTTGGATTCGTAGGTGGATCGATCGGTATACACCCTACTGCTCAATTTAGTCAGCGCTTGTTGTCTTTAAAAAGTGCTAAAGAACTTGAATCTGTCATTGTTTCAGTCGGTTTAGCACAAAATTTCGCTGCTCTGAGAGCTTTAGTAACAGAAGGTATTCAAAAAGGGCACATGGGTTTGCAAGCTAAATCTTTGGCTATCAGTGCCGGAGCATCGGGTAATGAAATTGAACATGTCGCAAATGAATTAAAGAAGCAAACTCATATGAACTTAGAAACAGCTATCTCTATATTAGATACTATTAAAAATATGAACTAA
- a CDS encoding SMR family transporter, whose translation MVSIGYRCISYVIWTGIGTNDGALAGILFYGESKSKKHFLFIGMIVATIIGLKLTD comes from the coding sequence TTGGTTTCTATTGGTTACAGGTGTATATCTTATGTCATTTGGACAGGAATAGGAACTAATGATGGAGCACTTGCTGGCATTTTATTTTATGGCGAATCAAAAAGTAAAAAACACTTTTTATTTATTGGGATGATTGTTGCAACGATTATAGGACTAAAACTAACGGATTAA
- a CDS encoding DUF4430 domain-containing protein: protein MKDKMKLGLLLATLLTLTACGDSTQTALNESSALVPSEVKVAMTESISASIVLQEEGKVLTAISKDVKTQEGQNLLEIMEENYNLTAKDGFIFAIEGYEQNQKEGKYWLYTINGQEATVGAADYIVEDQDVIVWNLDGI, encoded by the coding sequence ATGAAAGATAAGATGAAATTAGGCTTATTATTAGCAACACTTCTAACGTTAACGGCTTGTGGAGATAGCACCCAAACAGCTTTGAATGAAAGTTCTGCATTAGTTCCAAGTGAAGTTAAAGTCGCAATGACTGAATCCATTTCAGCATCGATTGTGTTACAAGAAGAAGGGAAAGTTTTAACGGCTATCTCTAAAGACGTAAAAACTCAAGAAGGACAAAATTTGTTAGAGATTATGGAAGAAAATTATAACCTAACAGCTAAAGATGGTTTTATTTTTGCTATTGAGGGCTATGAGCAAAATCAAAAAGAAGGGAAATACTGGTTGTATACGATTAATGGACAAGAAGCTACAGTGGGGGCAGCCGATTATATTGTCGAAGATCAAGATGTTATTGTGTGGAATTTAGATGGTATTTAA
- a CDS encoding ECF transporter S component, with translation MVFNHSFRQFSTQRLTLLAMLTTLCYVSRLMFQFLPNVQPVTVILIILTLTLGVVDALIVSLLSILISNINLGMGVWTIAQIVSFSLIVMMTGLLIKPIFKKLPFFILIIYAVFTGYAYGFIISLVQAPFFGIQNFWVYYLSGLSFDTLHAFGNGIFYLLLAPILFPLLTKSLEKYYSN, from the coding sequence ATGGTATTTAACCATTCTTTTCGCCAGTTTTCTACTCAACGCCTAACACTATTGGCGATGCTAACGACACTTTGTTATGTTAGCCGACTAATGTTCCAGTTTCTACCTAATGTTCAACCTGTAACGGTTATATTAATTATTTTGACACTTACACTTGGAGTAGTAGATGCACTGATTGTTTCGCTATTGTCTATTTTAATTTCTAACATTAATTTAGGTATGGGAGTATGGACAATTGCGCAAATTGTTTCTTTCTCATTGATAGTGATGATGACGGGTTTATTAATCAAACCAATTTTTAAAAAGTTGCCTTTTTTTATATTGATTATCTATGCGGTATTTACGGGCTATGCTTATGGGTTTATTATTTCACTCGTTCAAGCCCCCTTTTTTGGTATTCAAAACTTTTGGGTTTATTATCTTTCAGGACTCTCCTTCGATACATTGCACGCTTTTGGAAATGGTATTTTTTATTTGCTGCTAGCACCGATACTTTTTCCGTTATTAACTAAATCACTTGAAAAATACTATTCAAATTGA